From Coffea arabica cultivar ET-39 chromosome 2e, Coffea Arabica ET-39 HiFi, whole genome shotgun sequence, the proteins below share one genomic window:
- the LOC140036367 gene encoding uncharacterized protein encodes MADENRFRNYKRIPNQGDDELKGIKLKIPTFPSKSNPEAYLEWERKIEMLFDCNHYSESQKVKLATIEFTEYAAVWWDQIRTRQRRNEAPLIRTWEELKRIMRKRFIPAYYHRDLHHKLQTLTQGSMTVEDYFKEMEMAMLRADVREDIEATMARFLRGLHAKITDVVELQHYLDMDELLDKAIKVERRLKRRGIPHQSSNVQSGNWRTQQYKGEITHTSEQKSAKASGVSNGAWVPGSSSSIPTQRAEFKADLGASKPRNRDTKCFKCQGFGHIASQCPNRRTMLMLPSGEVLTDEEDEYEGMPPLVEEEEIIAPDQPVGLGLVTRLALSAQRTNEEEQRTNIFYTRCLVNGKVCSLIIDGGSCTNVASALFVKKLHLPVQDHPTPYKLQWFSDCGEMRVSKQVSVKFNIGRYEDELVCDVVPMQAAHLILGRPWQFDGEVTYEGHSNKYSFMHKGTRVILVPLSPTQVREDQNVLQR; translated from the coding sequence ATGGCAGATGAAAACCGATTCCGGAATTATAAACGTATCCCTAATCAAGGGGATGATGAACTAAAGGGAATCAAGCTCAAAATTCCTACATTCCCAAGCAAGTCGAACCCTGAAGCATATTTGGAATGGGAGAGGAAGATTGAGATGCTCTTTGACTGCAACCACTACTCAGAGTCCCAAAAAGTAAAGTTGGCAACCATTGAGTTCACTGAATACGCAGCCGTTTGGTGGGATCAGATTCGCACCAGACAAAGGAGAAATGAAGCACCACTCATTCGCACCTGGGAAGAACTCAAAAGGATCATGAGGAAGCGCTTCATACCAGCGTATTACCACAGGGATTTGCACCATAAATTACAAACTCTCACCCAAGGTAGTATGACGGTTGAGGATTACTTCAAGGAGATGGAGATGGCCATGTTGCGGGCTGATGTTCGGGAGGATATAGAGGCAACCATGGCACGTTTCTTGAGAGGACTACACGCTAAAATTACAGATGttgtggagctccaacattacctTGACATGGATGAATTATTGGACAAAGCTATCAAGGTGGAAaggaggctcaagaggaggggtatcCCCCACCAAAGCTCCAACGTCCAATCTGGAAATTGGAGAACTCAACAGTATAAAGGCGAGATTACCCATACGAGTGAGCAAAAGTCAGCCAAGGCAAGTGGGGTTTCGAATGGAGCATGGGTGCCTGGTTCGTCATCTTCAATACCGACCCAAAGGGCCGAATTTAAGGCTGATCTAGGGGCATCTAAACCTAGAAACCGCGACActaagtgctttaagtgtcaaggttTCGGTCACATCGCGTCCCAATGCCCAAACCGAAGGACCATGCTCATGCTTCCAAGTGGTGAAGTGCTAACGGATGAGGAGGATGAGTATGAAGGCATGCCACCATTGGTTGAGGAAGAAGAGATAATTGCCCCTGACCAACCAGTTGGACTAGGCCTTGTTACAAGGTTGGCATTGAGTGCTCAACGCACAAATGAAGAAGAGCAGCGTACCAACATCTTCTATACCCGATGTCTAGTTAACGGGAAAGTGTGTAGCTTGATTATCGACGGAGGAAGTTGTACCAATGTCGCCAGTGCCTTATTTGTCAAGAAGTTACACCTACCTGTCCAAGATCACCCTACACCATATAAGCTTCAATGGTTTAGTGATTGCGGCGAAATGCGAGTGTCCAAGCAGGTTTCTGTGAAGTTTAACATTGGGAGATATGAGGATGAGTTGGTGTGTGACGTGGTTCCTATGCAAGCTGCCCATCTTATTCTTggaagaccttggcaatttgatggCGAGGTTACTTATGAAGGTCATTCCAACAAATACTCGTTCATGCATAAAGGGACAAGGGTCATACTTGTTCCACTCTCACCTACACAAGTTCGAGAGGACCAAAATGTTTTACAGAGGTAA